A stretch of the Amycolatopsis sp. BJA-103 genome encodes the following:
- a CDS encoding nuclear transport factor 2 family protein, protein MGVDVCWDPAATQPPAREAAFRSMTAVTAGDKAAWLELFAGDAVVEDPVGPSMFDEEGKGHHGQDGISAFWDKTIGNVERFQFTIRDSHAAGDEVANVGTITTYLPGGYRVDTDGVFVYRVREDGLIVSMRAYWETERAMATAKKVED, encoded by the coding sequence ATGGGTGTCGACGTCTGCTGGGATCCGGCCGCCACACAGCCGCCCGCGCGCGAGGCCGCTTTTCGCTCGATGACCGCCGTCACCGCCGGCGACAAGGCGGCGTGGCTCGAACTCTTCGCCGGGGACGCCGTCGTCGAAGACCCCGTCGGCCCGTCGATGTTCGACGAAGAGGGCAAGGGACACCATGGCCAGGACGGGATCAGCGCCTTCTGGGACAAGACGATCGGGAACGTCGAACGTTTCCAGTTCACCATCCGCGATTCCCACGCGGCCGGTGACGAGGTCGCGAACGTCGGCACGATCACGACGTACCTGCCCGGCGGCTATCGCGTCGACACCGACGGCGTGTTCGTCTACCGGGTCCGCGAGGACGGGCTGATCGTGTCGATGCGGGCGTACTGGGAAACCGAGCGCGCCATGGCGACCGCCAAGAAGGTCGAAGACTAG
- a CDS encoding TIGR03619 family F420-dependent LLM class oxidoreductase, translating into MKFTLSIAMNPLDQLGELARAAEEAGFSSIALPDSLFYSETVSADYPYTPDGSRFWTEETPWADPLVAAASMGAVTERLTFYTSVLKLGSRNPVLLARQVNSVAALTGGRFGLGLGVGWSPEEFRWCGAPYEKRGKRVDEAIEVLRLILDGGMVEFHGEFFDFDKLRMSPTPPSRVPFYIGGHTDVALRRAARVADGWSSAMMKFDDLRETIVKLRGLLAEQGRADDPFEYQAVCIDKFGLDGYREQGEIGVTDIITMPWVFDGLGFDAEVGSKLDSIKKFGDEIIAKIGD; encoded by the coding sequence ATGAAGTTCACCCTGTCGATCGCGATGAATCCGCTCGATCAGCTGGGCGAGCTCGCCCGCGCCGCCGAAGAGGCGGGGTTCTCCTCGATCGCGCTCCCGGATTCCCTGTTCTACTCCGAAACGGTCTCGGCCGACTATCCGTACACACCGGACGGCAGCCGGTTCTGGACCGAGGAGACGCCCTGGGCCGATCCGCTGGTCGCGGCCGCGTCGATGGGCGCGGTCACCGAGCGGCTCACGTTCTACACCTCCGTGCTGAAACTCGGCTCCCGCAACCCGGTCCTGCTCGCCCGCCAGGTCAACTCGGTCGCGGCGCTGACCGGCGGCCGCTTCGGTCTCGGGCTCGGTGTCGGCTGGTCGCCGGAGGAGTTCCGCTGGTGTGGCGCGCCGTATGAGAAGCGCGGTAAACGCGTGGACGAGGCCATCGAAGTGCTGCGGCTGATCCTCGACGGCGGGATGGTCGAATTCCACGGCGAATTCTTCGACTTCGACAAGCTCCGTATGAGCCCGACACCGCCGTCACGCGTGCCGTTCTACATCGGCGGCCACACCGATGTCGCGTTGCGCCGGGCCGCGCGCGTCGCCGACGGCTGGTCGTCGGCGATGATGAAATTCGACGACCTCCGCGAAACGATCGTCAAGCTGCGCGGGCTGCTGGCCGAGCAAGGCCGCGCCGATGACCCGTTCGAGTACCAGGCCGTCTGCATCGACAAGTTCGGTCTCGACGGCTATCGCGAACAGGGCGAGATCGGCGTCACCGACATCATCACCATGCCGTGGGTGTTCGACGGCCTCGGTTTCGACGCCGAAGTCGGCTCGAAGCTCGATTCCATCAAGAAGTTCGGCGACGAGATCATCGCGAAGATCGGAGACTGA
- a CDS encoding ROK family transcriptional regulator: MTGRRSASASAVLRVVLDEGAIARSTIARRTGLSAAAVTGHVAELMRRGFLIELPEVAGAVGRPHVPLELDTERFVVGGAHIAVDHLTVGLLDLRGKVLAQQEAPHHGAEPAVQVAQIAELLDDLLIGHAPERTPLGLGVATGGWVDEASGTVVEHGLLGWHGVPLRELLTEVTGLDVRVDGHSRALIHAERLLGQPRARSSVVQLFTGNVVDAAFATGDTVHHGPRSAAGAVAHLRVDDSEEPCRCGRSGCLEATVSERTVARKAVEAQIIEEPNFTDVLHLAATGNSGAIAIFHERARIIGQAAALLFDVLNPEILIVLDQSVRDVEGCLSTIRDEVSQRSWICQDAAKNVVASSFPGTELATAGGAVMLNVLYEDPLFTKLANAS; the protein is encoded by the coding sequence GTGACCGGCAGGCGGAGCGCCAGTGCCAGCGCGGTGCTCCGCGTGGTGCTGGACGAAGGGGCGATAGCGCGCAGCACCATCGCGCGCCGCACCGGGCTGTCCGCGGCGGCCGTCACGGGGCATGTGGCGGAGCTGATGCGCCGGGGGTTTCTCATCGAGCTGCCCGAGGTCGCCGGCGCGGTCGGCAGGCCGCATGTGCCACTGGAGCTCGACACCGAGCGGTTCGTGGTGGGCGGCGCGCATATCGCGGTCGACCATCTCACCGTCGGGTTGCTGGACCTGCGCGGGAAAGTGCTGGCCCAGCAGGAGGCCCCGCATCACGGCGCCGAGCCCGCCGTCCAGGTCGCGCAGATCGCGGAGTTGCTCGACGACCTCCTCATCGGACACGCGCCGGAGCGGACGCCGCTCGGGCTGGGGGTGGCGACCGGTGGGTGGGTCGACGAGGCCTCGGGGACGGTGGTGGAGCACGGTTTACTCGGCTGGCACGGGGTTCCGTTGCGCGAGCTGCTCACGGAGGTCACCGGTCTCGACGTCCGGGTCGACGGGCATTCGCGGGCGCTCATCCACGCCGAACGCCTGCTGGGGCAGCCGAGAGCGCGCAGCAGTGTCGTGCAGTTGTTCACCGGCAACGTGGTCGACGCCGCCTTCGCCACCGGCGACACCGTCCATCATGGTCCTCGCTCGGCCGCGGGCGCCGTCGCGCATCTGCGGGTCGACGACAGTGAAGAACCCTGTCGCTGCGGGCGTTCCGGTTGTCTCGAAGCCACGGTGTCCGAGCGGACTGTCGCCCGTAAAGCCGTTGAAGCACAAATCATCGAAGAACCGAATTTCACCGACGTGCTCCATTTGGCGGCAACGGGAAATTCGGGCGCCATCGCCATTTTCCACGAGCGTGCGCGAATAATCGGACAGGCCGCCGCCTTGCTCTTCGACGTCCTCAATCCGGAAATCCTCATCGTTCTCGATCAGAGTGTACGCGACGTCGAAGGCTGCCTTTCCACGATCCGGGACGAGGTCTCCCAGCGATCCTGGATCTGCCAGGACGCGGCGAAAAATGTTGTGGCGTCGAGCTTTCCGGGTACCGAGCTGGCTACGGCCGGTGGCGCCGTCATGCTGAACGTCCTCTACGAAGATCCGCTTTTCACGAAGCTCGCCAACGCCTCTTGA
- a CDS encoding LLM class flavin-dependent oxidoreductase has product MTSQKHLHLNAFVMPNGHHEAAWRHPSTDPRRAATLKHYVDIARTAERGKLDSLFLADGVALWGNVRYNSHTLFEPLTLLSALAGATEHIGLIATASTTYNEPYHLARKFASLDHLSGGRAGWNIVTSAGEDEARNFNRDARPAHALRYERATEFVEVARKLWDSWDDDAARIDKETGVYADTDLIHPIDHNGPHFQVRGPLNIPRPVQGHPLLVQAGSSETGKEYAARFAEAVFTAQQTFAEGKAFYDDVKGRLAKYGRSPEEIKILPGISPILGRTEAEAKQREAELNALITPAYGVRQLSNMLDHDLTPYPLDGPLPDVGTFTEGAQSRFELVTGLARRENLTIRQLIERLAGGRGHRVFAGTATQVADQLEHWFTEGAADGFNVMPPTLPGGLEDFVDLVVPELQRRGLFRTEYTATTLRGHYGLARPVNRIPVKEHAA; this is encoded by the coding sequence ATGACCTCGCAGAAACACCTGCACCTCAACGCGTTCGTGATGCCGAACGGCCATCACGAGGCCGCCTGGCGGCATCCGAGCACGGATCCGCGCCGGGCCGCGACGTTGAAGCACTATGTCGACATCGCCCGCACGGCGGAGCGCGGCAAGCTGGATTCGCTGTTCCTCGCCGACGGCGTCGCCTTGTGGGGCAACGTCCGCTACAACTCGCACACCCTGTTCGAGCCGCTGACACTGCTTTCGGCGCTGGCCGGGGCCACCGAGCACATCGGCCTCATCGCCACCGCGTCGACGACCTACAACGAGCCGTACCACCTGGCGCGGAAGTTCGCGTCGCTCGATCACCTCAGCGGCGGGCGCGCGGGCTGGAACATCGTGACGTCGGCGGGTGAGGACGAGGCCCGCAACTTCAACCGCGACGCCCGGCCGGCGCACGCGCTGCGCTACGAACGCGCCACCGAATTCGTCGAGGTGGCCAGGAAACTCTGGGACAGCTGGGACGACGACGCGGCCAGGATCGACAAGGAGACCGGGGTCTACGCCGACACCGACCTCATCCACCCGATCGACCACAACGGCCCGCATTTCCAGGTACGCGGCCCGCTGAACATCCCCCGGCCGGTGCAGGGACACCCGTTGCTGGTCCAAGCCGGTTCGTCCGAGACGGGCAAGGAGTACGCGGCCCGGTTCGCCGAGGCGGTGTTCACCGCGCAGCAGACGTTCGCCGAGGGCAAGGCCTTCTACGACGACGTCAAAGGCAGGCTCGCCAAGTACGGGCGGTCGCCGGAAGAGATCAAGATCCTGCCGGGGATCAGCCCGATCCTGGGCCGCACCGAGGCCGAGGCGAAGCAACGCGAGGCCGAACTCAACGCCCTCATCACGCCCGCGTATGGCGTGCGGCAGCTGTCGAACATGCTCGACCACGACCTCACGCCGTATCCGCTCGACGGTCCGCTGCCCGACGTCGGCACCTTCACCGAAGGCGCGCAGAGCCGGTTCGAGCTGGTCACCGGCCTGGCGAGGCGCGAGAACCTGACCATCCGCCAGCTGATCGAGCGACTGGCGGGCGGCCGAGGACACCGCGTCTTCGCGGGGACCGCCACGCAGGTCGCCGACCAGCTGGAGCACTGGTTCACCGAAGGCGCCGCGGACGGCTTCAACGTCATGCCGCCCACGCTGCCCGGCGGCCTCGAGGACTTCGTCGACCTCGTCGTCCCGGAACTCCAGCGGCGCGGGCTGTTCCGCACCGAGTACACCGCCACGACCCTGCGCGGCCACTACGGCCTCGCCCGCCCTGTCAACCGAATCCCAGTGAAGGAGCACGCCGCATGA
- a CDS encoding ABC transporter permease → MTTTLEAPTVHTGPKVAEQPRKKKNRLSKAFRSSAAILLFLAVWELAPRFVLDEGTRTFLPPLSEDLVALWELVLNGQLADHLLASLGRSAAGFVIAVGVSVPLGLLIAWYRPLAEFLNPLLELARNTAALALLPVFTLLLGIGEVSKIALIVYACVWPVLLNTIAGVNTVDPLLVKAARSLGLSSPSLFRKVILPSAVPTIFTGIRMAAAYSILILIAAEMVGAKAGLGYLINNSQVNFQIQQMYAAIITVSVLGLAINAGFVALERRFSTWRVKEKA, encoded by the coding sequence GTGACCACCACCCTCGAAGCACCCACCGTCCACACCGGACCGAAGGTCGCCGAGCAACCTCGCAAGAAGAAGAACCGGCTGAGCAAGGCCTTCCGCAGTTCGGCGGCGATCCTGCTCTTCCTCGCCGTCTGGGAACTCGCTCCCCGCTTCGTCCTCGACGAAGGCACGCGGACCTTCCTTCCGCCGCTGTCGGAAGATCTCGTCGCGCTCTGGGAGCTGGTCCTCAACGGGCAGCTGGCCGACCATCTGCTGGCGAGCCTCGGCCGGTCCGCCGCCGGGTTCGTGATCGCGGTGGGCGTCTCGGTCCCGCTCGGGCTGCTGATCGCCTGGTACCGACCGCTCGCGGAATTCCTGAACCCGTTGCTGGAACTGGCCCGCAACACCGCCGCGCTGGCCCTGCTGCCGGTGTTCACGCTCCTGCTCGGCATCGGCGAGGTGTCCAAGATCGCGCTGATCGTCTACGCCTGCGTCTGGCCGGTGCTGCTCAACACGATCGCCGGGGTGAACACCGTGGATCCCTTGCTGGTCAAGGCCGCGCGTTCGCTCGGGCTGTCGAGTCCGAGCCTGTTCCGGAAGGTGATCCTGCCGTCGGCGGTGCCGACGATCTTCACCGGCATCCGGATGGCGGCGGCGTACTCGATCCTCATCCTGATCGCCGCCGAAATGGTCGGTGCCAAGGCCGGGCTCGGCTATCTGATCAACAACTCCCAGGTCAACTTCCAGATCCAGCAGATGTACGCCGCGATCATCACGGTGTCGGTGCTGGGCCTGGCCATCAACGCGGGCTTCGTCGCACTGGAGCGGCGATTCTCCACCTGGCGTGTCAAGGAGAAGGCATGA
- a CDS encoding ABC transporter substrate-binding protein, giving the protein MKKPVPLLAAAAVLLAGVALSGCGASASPASVAGQPEKLELRYQGSANNVTFPELAEDLGYFGPVKLKWVGNTISGPQDIQSAATDQTDFGGAFTGAVAKLVDAGAPIKAVVNYYGSDEKTFLGFYVKEDSPIRNPRDLIGKKVGVNTVGANLEAALDTWLKRQGLSDAEIDQVQLVVLPPINTEQALRNGQIDVAALNGVLQDRATAVGGLRPIVKDVEAFGPYNGGPYVLRTDFIKKYPETTKTFVTGVAKAIEWARTTPRDEVIARFTKIIQNRGRNENTETLKYWKSTGVTKGGLISDNDYTLWTDWLKQSGFIKNDQVDLKKLYTNEFNPFREGGGA; this is encoded by the coding sequence GTGAAGAAACCAGTGCCCTTACTCGCCGCGGCCGCCGTGCTTCTCGCCGGGGTGGCGCTGTCGGGCTGCGGCGCGTCCGCGAGCCCGGCGAGTGTCGCCGGACAGCCGGAGAAGCTCGAACTCCGTTACCAGGGATCGGCGAACAACGTCACGTTCCCCGAACTCGCCGAAGACCTCGGCTACTTCGGCCCGGTCAAGCTCAAGTGGGTCGGGAACACGATCAGCGGACCGCAGGACATCCAGTCCGCCGCGACCGATCAGACCGATTTCGGCGGTGCCTTCACCGGCGCCGTCGCCAAACTCGTCGACGCCGGCGCCCCGATCAAGGCCGTCGTCAACTACTACGGCTCCGACGAGAAGACCTTCTTGGGCTTCTACGTCAAGGAAGACAGCCCGATCCGCAACCCTCGCGACCTCATCGGCAAGAAGGTCGGCGTCAACACCGTCGGCGCGAACCTGGAGGCCGCCCTCGACACCTGGCTCAAGCGCCAGGGCCTCTCCGACGCCGAGATCGACCAGGTGCAACTGGTCGTCCTGCCGCCGATCAACACCGAACAGGCCCTGCGCAACGGCCAGATCGACGTCGCGGCGCTCAACGGCGTGCTGCAGGACCGCGCGACCGCCGTCGGCGGCCTGCGGCCCATCGTGAAGGACGTCGAGGCGTTCGGTCCCTACAACGGCGGGCCGTACGTGCTGCGGACCGACTTCATCAAGAAGTACCCGGAGACCACGAAGACCTTCGTCACCGGTGTCGCCAAGGCGATCGAATGGGCGCGCACCACGCCTCGCGACGAGGTGATCGCCCGGTTCACCAAGATCATCCAGAACCGCGGCCGCAACGAGAACACCGAAACGCTCAAGTACTGGAAGAGCACCGGCGTCACCAAGGGCGGGCTGATCTCCGACAACGACTACACGCTCTGGACGGACTGGCTCAAGCAGTCCGGGTTCATCAAGAACGACCAGGTAGACCTGAAGAAGCTCTACACCAACGAATTCAACCCCTTCCGCGAAGGCGGTGGCGCATGA
- a CDS encoding RNA polymerase sigma factor: protein MKDDRRIEALLRELAPQVIGLLVRKHGQFDACEDAVQEALLSAAQQWPEQGVPDSPKSWLATVASRRLVDEWRSESARRRREENDALMDPSEPSTVSSSDDTLTVLFLCCHPSLSAPSQLALTLRAVGGLTTGEIANAFLVPESTLAQRISRAKQTIKKAGAEFVLPPPAELAERLRVVLQVLYLIFNEGYTTSGGPDLQRADLTVEAIRLTRLLRRLMAGEDEVTGLLALMLLTDARRAARAVGDGSLVPLAEQDRSRWDTEMIAEGVSLVSEALEAGPVGPYQVQAAIAAVHDEAATVADTDWHQILALYDVLEKVSPGPVVTLNRAVAVAEVNGPEAGLELLATLDDDSRMSQTHRLDSVRGHLLELAGDTGAAREAYLRAAGQTSSEPEKQYLTRRAERL from the coding sequence GTGAAGGACGATCGCCGGATCGAAGCGCTCCTGAGGGAGCTGGCCCCGCAGGTGATCGGGCTGCTGGTGCGCAAGCACGGGCAGTTCGACGCCTGCGAGGACGCCGTCCAGGAAGCCCTGCTCTCGGCCGCGCAACAGTGGCCGGAGCAGGGCGTCCCGGACAGCCCGAAATCCTGGCTCGCGACAGTGGCGTCACGGCGGCTGGTGGACGAGTGGCGCAGCGAGAGCGCGCGACGCCGTCGCGAAGAGAACGACGCGCTGATGGACCCGAGTGAACCATCCACTGTGTCCTCATCGGACGACACGCTCACCGTGCTTTTCCTGTGCTGTCACCCTTCCCTGTCCGCGCCGTCGCAGCTCGCGCTCACCCTGCGCGCCGTCGGCGGCCTGACCACGGGAGAGATCGCGAACGCGTTCCTGGTGCCGGAATCGACGCTGGCCCAGCGCATCAGCCGCGCGAAACAGACCATCAAGAAGGCGGGCGCGGAGTTCGTCCTGCCGCCTCCCGCCGAACTCGCCGAACGGCTCCGCGTCGTCCTGCAGGTGCTGTACCTGATCTTCAACGAGGGCTACACGACCAGCGGCGGACCCGACCTGCAGCGTGCCGACCTGACCGTCGAGGCGATCCGGCTGACCCGGCTGCTCCGGCGGCTCATGGCAGGCGAGGACGAGGTCACCGGCCTGCTCGCGCTCATGCTGCTGACCGACGCCCGCCGCGCCGCCCGCGCCGTCGGCGACGGTTCGCTCGTCCCGCTCGCCGAGCAGGACCGCTCGCGCTGGGACACGGAGATGATCGCCGAGGGGGTCTCGCTGGTGAGCGAGGCCCTCGAAGCCGGACCCGTGGGGCCGTACCAGGTGCAGGCCGCGATCGCCGCCGTCCACGACGAGGCGGCGACCGTGGCGGACACCGACTGGCACCAGATCCTCGCGCTGTACGACGTCCTCGAGAAGGTCTCGCCCGGCCCGGTCGTCACGCTCAACCGCGCCGTCGCGGTCGCCGAGGTCAACGGCCCGGAAGCGGGTCTGGAACTGCTCGCCACCCTCGACGACGACAGCCGGATGAGCCAGACCCACCGGCTCGATTCCGTCCGAGGGCATCTGCTGGAACTGGCCGGGGACACCGGCGCCGCGCGTGAGGCGTACCTGCGGGCCGCGGGGCAAACCTCGAGCGAGCCCGAAAAGCAGTACCTGACCCGGCGCGCGGAGCGGCTCTAG
- a CDS encoding GNAT family N-acetyltransferase, whose product MEIRPARDTDAPTVTALLTELGYPDNNEADVRRRLERWARHPEGAALVAVSDDGVIGVVAVVAIPLLEKEGSGGRIVALVVDETQRGTGVGRELVAAAEAEAQRWGCNFMEVTSSRHRTGAHAFYRARGYEDRCEKSARFVRQLTV is encoded by the coding sequence ATGGAGATCCGCCCGGCCCGCGACACCGACGCCCCTACCGTGACCGCGCTGCTCACCGAGCTGGGCTACCCGGACAACAACGAGGCCGACGTGCGCCGCAGGCTCGAGCGCTGGGCCCGTCATCCCGAGGGCGCCGCGCTCGTCGCCGTGTCGGACGACGGCGTGATCGGCGTCGTCGCGGTGGTCGCGATCCCCCTTCTCGAGAAGGAAGGCTCCGGCGGCCGGATCGTGGCCCTGGTCGTGGACGAGACCCAGCGCGGCACGGGGGTCGGCCGCGAGCTGGTCGCCGCGGCCGAAGCGGAGGCGCAGCGCTGGGGCTGCAACTTCATGGAGGTCACCAGTTCCCGCCACCGGACCGGCGCGCACGCCTTCTACCGGGCGCGCGGCTACGAGGACCGTTGCGAAAAGAGTGCCAGGTTCGTGCGCCAGTTGACCGTCTGA
- a CDS encoding Fpg/Nei family DNA glycosylase, with amino-acid sequence MPEGHTLHRLARLHKRRFAGHPVEVSSPQGRFAAEASRLDGRVLVKAEAYGKHLFHDYGPHGTVHVHLGLYGTFSDEPLPVGEPIGQVRMRLVGPTHSADLRGPNQCELLDAPRVDAIKARLGPDPLRRDAKPDKAWDRITRSKTSIAALLMDQSVLAGVGNVYRAEVLFRHGVAPLVPGRALDRALWDDMWADLVTLMRHGVRVGRIDTVAPEHLPEATGRAPRQDRHGGEVYVYRREGMPCLVCGTPVLRSDLAARNLFWCPTCQPA; translated from the coding sequence ATGCCCGAGGGGCATACGCTCCATCGCCTGGCACGTCTGCACAAACGCCGTTTCGCCGGTCACCCGGTCGAGGTGAGCAGTCCGCAGGGACGGTTCGCCGCCGAAGCGTCCCGTTTGGACGGCCGGGTGCTGGTGAAGGCCGAGGCGTACGGGAAGCATCTGTTCCACGACTACGGTCCACACGGGACGGTGCACGTCCACCTCGGCCTCTACGGCACGTTCTCCGACGAGCCGTTGCCGGTGGGCGAACCGATCGGGCAGGTGCGGATGCGGCTCGTCGGCCCGACGCATTCCGCCGACCTGCGCGGCCCGAACCAGTGCGAACTGCTCGACGCGCCCCGTGTCGACGCGATCAAGGCGCGGCTGGGCCCGGATCCGCTGCGCCGTGACGCGAAGCCGGACAAGGCGTGGGACCGGATCACCCGGTCGAAGACGTCGATCGCGGCGCTGCTGATGGACCAGTCGGTGCTCGCGGGCGTCGGCAACGTGTACCGCGCCGAGGTGCTCTTCCGGCACGGTGTCGCCCCGCTCGTTCCCGGCCGCGCGCTCGATCGCGCGCTGTGGGACGACATGTGGGCGGATCTCGTGACGCTCATGCGGCACGGTGTCCGGGTGGGACGGATCGACACGGTCGCGCCGGAACACCTGCCCGAGGCGACCGGCCGCGCGCCGCGGCAGGACCGGCACGGGGGCGAGGTCTACGTCTACCGGCGCGAGGGGATGCCCTGTCTCGTCTGCGGGACGCCCGTGCTGCGGAGCGATCTCGCGGCACGGAACCTCTTTTGGTGCCCGACCTGCCAACCCGCCTGA
- a CDS encoding ABC transporter ATP-binding protein → MTAKISLRSVTKTFGALTALDNVSLDIEDGTFLSLVGPSGSGKSTLLDLLGGLAKPSSGEVLIDGKPITGPGLDRGVVFQQYALFPWRTARANVEFGLEGGTLTKRQRAERAREFLDLVGLSGFEDHLPHQLSGGMKQRVAIARSLAYDPDVLLMDEPFAALDSQTRELLQEELRRIWGRTGKTIVFITHSIEEAVYLGQRVAVLTSRPGRLKDVVDIDLGDRSNDDLRSAPAFVAHRHQLWELLHDEIRRAA, encoded by the coding sequence ATGACCGCCAAGATCAGCCTCCGCTCGGTCACCAAGACCTTCGGCGCGCTGACCGCGCTGGACAACGTCTCCCTCGACATCGAGGACGGCACGTTCCTGTCGCTCGTCGGGCCGAGCGGGTCCGGCAAATCGACCCTGCTCGACCTGCTCGGCGGCCTCGCGAAGCCGAGCTCCGGCGAGGTCCTGATCGACGGGAAGCCCATCACCGGACCGGGTCTGGACCGCGGGGTCGTGTTCCAGCAGTACGCCCTGTTCCCCTGGCGCACCGCACGCGCCAACGTCGAATTCGGCCTCGAAGGCGGCACGCTCACCAAACGGCAGCGTGCCGAGCGGGCACGCGAATTCCTCGACCTGGTCGGGCTTTCCGGCTTCGAGGACCATCTCCCCCACCAGCTTTCCGGCGGGATGAAGCAACGGGTCGCGATCGCGAGAAGCCTCGCCTACGACCCCGACGTGCTGCTGATGGACGAGCCGTTCGCCGCGCTGGACTCGCAGACCCGCGAGTTGCTGCAGGAGGAACTGCGGCGGATCTGGGGCCGCACGGGCAAGACCATCGTGTTCATCACCCACAGCATCGAGGAAGCCGTCTATTTAGGACAGAGGGTCGCGGTGCTCACCTCGCGGCCGGGCAGGCTCAAGGACGTCGTCGACATCGACCTCGGCGACCGCTCGAACGACGACCTGCGGTCAGCTCCCGCGTTCGTGGCCCATCGCCATCAGCTGTGGGAACTCCTGCACGACGAGATCCGGAGGGCCGCGTGA
- a CDS encoding TauD/TfdA dioxygenase family protein, translating into MTALNTQVEVRKITGRIGAQVIGVDPAKELDAATIAFVTDALHEHKALVFRDVDLDDAGQQRFAEHFGELTKAHPTVPSVEGEPAILPVDSEQGRANQWHTDVTFVHNPPKASTLRSLVVPPYGGETLIANSAAAYRDLPEPLRAFADTLRAEHTNDYDYAKPPETLDEAEQERRKVFVSQKFRTVHPVVRVHPVTGERGLYIGGFAQRIIGLSKGESRDILRLLQSYVTRPENVVRVSWEPNQLVLFDNRITQHYAVDNYDDLPRRLNRVTVAGDVPVGIDGVPSESLEGDASHYSPVA; encoded by the coding sequence ATGACCGCCCTCAACACCCAGGTCGAGGTCCGCAAGATCACCGGAAGGATCGGCGCGCAGGTCATCGGCGTCGATCCGGCCAAGGAACTCGACGCCGCGACCATCGCGTTCGTGACCGACGCCCTGCACGAGCACAAGGCGCTCGTGTTCCGCGACGTCGACCTCGACGACGCGGGCCAGCAGCGGTTCGCCGAGCACTTCGGAGAGCTGACGAAGGCGCACCCGACCGTCCCGTCGGTCGAGGGCGAGCCCGCCATCCTGCCGGTCGACAGCGAGCAGGGTCGCGCGAACCAGTGGCACACCGACGTCACCTTCGTGCACAACCCGCCGAAGGCCAGCACGCTGCGCAGCCTGGTCGTGCCGCCCTACGGCGGCGAGACACTGATCGCCAACTCGGCCGCCGCCTACCGTGACCTGCCGGAGCCGCTGCGGGCGTTCGCGGACACGCTGCGCGCCGAGCACACCAACGACTACGACTACGCGAAGCCGCCCGAGACCCTCGACGAGGCGGAGCAGGAACGACGCAAGGTCTTCGTCTCGCAGAAGTTCCGCACCGTGCACCCGGTGGTGCGGGTCCACCCGGTGACCGGCGAACGCGGGCTGTACATCGGCGGGTTCGCGCAGCGGATCATCGGGCTGTCCAAGGGAGAGTCGCGCGACATCCTGCGCCTGCTGCAGTCCTATGTGACGCGGCCGGAGAACGTCGTGCGGGTGAGCTGGGAGCCGAACCAGCTGGTCCTGTTCGACAACCGCATCACCCAGCACTACGCCGTCGACAACTACGACGACCTGCCCCGCCGCCTGAACCGGGTGACCGTGGCGGGCGACGTCCCGGTGGGCATCGACGGAGTGCCCAGCGAATCCCTCGAAGGCGACGCTTCGCACTACTCCCCCGTCGCCTGA